One genomic window of Haloferax mediterranei ATCC 33500 includes the following:
- a CDS encoding DUF106 domain-containing protein: MARIESRVRDLVGSDADMRAAVDTVLERADDGEVAWADVRDELTSGQWGRLIEKGILVDGDEGFRLADAAATRAGLEDDESSTGSSSSSPVSVDTGDSSWSKYDKGAAVVTVGLFLGYSVSEVRNVIGSAMDIALGPLADMLPFYAIVMVLALATGLYSTLLQANLMDMEKMGAYQERMKDIQKRQKDAKERGDDAALEKIQEEQMEAMGDQMGMFKEQFRPMVWIMFLTIPVFLWMYWAIGVGGNAQPHIDVGTLVLPLTGTVEWTEGVLGPMQAWIVWYFLCSMGFTQIIRKALNIDMSPSAS; this comes from the coding sequence ATGGCACGAATCGAATCTAGGGTGCGCGACCTCGTCGGCTCCGACGCCGACATGCGCGCCGCCGTCGATACCGTCCTCGAACGGGCGGACGACGGAGAAGTCGCGTGGGCCGACGTTCGCGATGAGCTCACGAGCGGCCAATGGGGCCGTCTTATCGAGAAGGGAATCCTCGTCGACGGCGACGAAGGCTTCCGGCTTGCCGACGCGGCGGCGACTCGCGCCGGTCTCGAAGATGACGAGTCCTCGACCGGGTCGAGTAGTTCATCGCCCGTGTCGGTCGACACCGGCGACTCCTCGTGGTCGAAGTACGACAAGGGTGCGGCCGTCGTAACTGTTGGCCTGTTCCTCGGCTACTCGGTCTCTGAGGTCCGCAACGTCATCGGCAGCGCGATGGACATCGCACTCGGACCGCTCGCCGATATGCTCCCCTTCTACGCTATCGTGATGGTGCTCGCGCTCGCAACCGGTCTCTACTCCACGCTCCTCCAGGCGAACCTCATGGACATGGAGAAGATGGGCGCGTACCAAGAGCGGATGAAAGACATCCAAAAACGGCAGAAGGATGCGAAAGAGCGCGGTGACGACGCGGCGCTCGAAAAGATTCAGGAAGAACAGATGGAAGCGATGGGCGACCAGATGGGCATGTTCAAAGAGCAGTTCCGCCCGATGGTCTGGATTATGTTCCTCACCATCCCGGTGTTCCTCTGGATGTACTGGGCCATCGGCGTCGGCGGAAACGCCCAGCCACACATTGATGTCGGAACACTCGTGCTCCCGCTCACGGGGACCGTCGAGTGGACCGAAGGCGTTCTCGGCCCCATGCAGGCGTGGATTGTCTGGTACTTCCTCTGCTCGATGGGCTTCACCCAGATTATCCGCAAGGCGCTCAACATCGACATGTCGCCGTCGGCGTCGTAA
- a CDS encoding adenylate kinase, producing MGKRILLLGAPGAGKGTQSKRLAETYDIDHVTTGDALRANKDMETEYGTPRSFMEKGELVPDAVVNEIVEAALEDADGYVLDGYPRNLSQAEYLSEIADLDAVLSLEVAESELVERLTGRRVCSECGTNFHVKFNQPEEAGVCDECGGELIQRDDDTEETVRERLSVFEENTEPVIEHYRDEGVLVEIDGEQTPDEVFDDIVDSLDDA from the coding sequence ATGGGAAAGCGCATCCTCCTGCTCGGAGCCCCGGGCGCAGGTAAGGGCACACAGTCGAAGCGACTCGCCGAAACGTACGACATCGACCACGTCACCACGGGCGACGCGCTCCGCGCGAACAAGGACATGGAGACCGAGTACGGTACGCCCCGGTCGTTCATGGAGAAGGGCGAACTCGTCCCCGACGCGGTTGTCAACGAAATCGTCGAGGCCGCACTCGAAGACGCCGACGGCTACGTCCTCGACGGCTACCCGCGCAACCTCTCGCAGGCGGAGTACCTCTCCGAAATCGCCGACCTCGACGCCGTCCTCTCCCTCGAGGTCGCCGAGTCGGAACTCGTCGAACGACTCACCGGTCGCCGCGTCTGCTCGGAGTGCGGTACGAACTTCCACGTGAAGTTCAACCAGCCCGAAGAAGCGGGCGTCTGCGACGAGTGTGGCGGCGAACTCATCCAGCGCGACGACGACACCGAAGAGACCGTCCGCGAGCGACTCTCTGTCTTCGAAGAGAACACGGAACCCGTTATCGAGCACTACCGCGACGAAGGCGTCCTCGTCGAAATCGACGGCGAACAGACTCCCGACGAAGTGTTCGACGACATCGTCGACAGCCTCGACGACGCGTAA
- the cmk gene encoding (d)CMP kinase yields the protein MLLTVSGPPGSGKSTTAAALAEAFDLEHISGGDIFRELAAERDMTAVEFNKLAEEDDQIDRDLDRRLRTIALERDDVLLESRLAGWLAGDAADLRFWLDAPVDVRAERIADREDKAVDTARDETVTREESEKHRYGEYYDIDITDLSIYDIALNTARWGEAEVPEIITAAVESYDASDDEGKYPVEGIRYDF from the coding sequence ATGTTACTGACTGTTTCCGGCCCGCCGGGCAGCGGGAAGAGTACGACCGCCGCCGCACTCGCCGAGGCGTTCGACCTCGAACACATAAGTGGTGGAGACATCTTCCGGGAACTCGCCGCGGAGCGCGACATGACCGCCGTCGAGTTCAACAAACTCGCCGAGGAGGACGACCAAATCGACCGCGACCTCGACCGTCGCCTTCGAACTATCGCACTCGAACGCGACGACGTGCTCCTCGAATCTCGACTCGCCGGCTGGCTGGCAGGCGACGCCGCCGACCTCCGATTCTGGCTGGATGCGCCAGTCGACGTTCGCGCGGAGCGAATCGCCGACCGCGAGGACAAGGCTGTCGACACCGCCCGCGACGAGACTGTCACCCGCGAGGAGAGCGAAAAACACCGCTACGGCGAATATTACGACATCGACATCACGGACCTCTCTATCTACGATATCGCACTCAACACGGCCCGCTGGGGCGAAGCGGAAGTACCCGAAATCATCACCGCCGCAGTCGAATCGTACGACGCCTCGGACGACGAAGGCAAGTACCCCGTCGAAGGCATTCGCTACGATTTCTAA